A window of Yoonia sp. SS1-5 genomic DNA:
ATTGCGGCGGCTGGAAAGCGGGGGAATGGTTCGAACGACCCCGGTTTGTAGCGTCCGATGTCGTTATAGACGACGATATCATCCGGGCCGACGGAGCGCAGGGTTTCCAGCAGGATATGCGGTTTCCAAAGCCAATAGCCGGCCCCCCGCTCTTGTTCCAGAATGTCTGCATTCTGTGCCCAGAATGGGGTTTCACGCAGCGCTTCTTCGGTGTGGTGTGTGGCCGTATCAAACCCCGCCCGCAGCGCCGAGGCGCAGTAGGCATCCCCATTCGTCCGAAAAGGTTCGGCATCGTTAGAATACACAATGAAATGTGCCTTGTCGTAACGCTTTGCCATCATTTGGCGGCCCTCCGCGCTTTCTTCAGGCGTTTTTGAAACTGTGGTTTGTCGGGATAACGGGCGGCGGCCTGTTCCAAGATCCCGATAGCCTCGGCCGGTTGGTCCAACTGATCGAGCAGATCGGCAAGGCCAAGGGTCACCGGCGGTCGTCTGTCTGCCCAGCGATGCGTATTGCGGTAGACATCCAGCGCATCCATTGGACGATCCAGTTTGCGCAATAGCGCCGCTTTGCGGATCTGCTCGCGCCACTGGGTCGGCGACAGCTGAAGCCCCCGTTCGAGGAAAGACAACTCGGCCTCGGGATCGTTGAGTTCCTTGCAGCATTCGGCGGCGGCGAAGTAGATTTTGGGTGATGCCAACCGGTCGCCCGCCAATGCTGTCTGATAGGCCGCCAGCGCATCGGCAAAGGCACCGTTCAGCTGTTTGGCATGACCCAGTAGCGCGGCATACATCCGGGCATCAGGGTTCAATGCAACAGATTTTTCCAGATGGGATATGGCGGCCTTGGGGTTCTTTTGCAGCAGATAAACATCCGCCATCCGTTTGTGAAATATCGGGTTTTCCGGCTGATTTGCGAGCGCGGTACTGGCCAGTTCGGATGCGGTTTCAGCATGGCCCTGGCGGCATTCGGTCAGCGCGATAAAGCTGGTGGCATTGTCCTGTTCATGATCGTGCCAGCGCCGGTTCTTCAGCCCCTTGATCAGCGATTTAAAATGCCCCTTGTAGCGATAGTGGTCGTTTAGGTGAGCGCGGGTGAATTCGCTCCATTCCCAGACAAGGGCGCGGGTTGTCGGCAAATGCCGCGGCGGTGACAGGATGCCCTGATCCAGCATGACCTGATAATATTCACCCAGATACCGATGCGCCCAGGCGTTATGCATATAGCGGGTCATGGCCGGATCGCTGAACCAGAAATTCTGCTCTGTCAGGTCGCCCTGACACATCAGCGCGGAACACAGAACGTTGATTTCACCCTCAACCGGTTCATGCCAGAACGCGGCTGAAATTTGGATCAGCGCCTCTTGCCGCCGGCCCAGCATCAACAGGGCGCAGCCATGATAAAGGGCGACCTGCGCGAAGGAACGCAGATTGTAGACAAACCCTTGGTCAACATATGTCCGCAGGCGAATGATCTCTTCATATTGACCGGTTTCAAACAGGCGCTTGAACAGGGTTGCAAAGACGAAGGACAGGCACATGCCGTTCTCGACATAGCTGGACATGATCCGCGCGATATCTTTTTTCTGATTTGTTTCAGATAGATATCTGTCCGCATGGACCAGGCACTGGCCGATTTCGCCCTCATTGGCAAATGTGTCCGGTCGGTGTTCGAGGTTTTTGCAAAGCGCCTCGAATGCCTCGACCCGTTCATCGGGTTTCAGATCATCCTCGACTGAAATGAATTTTGCATCACCAATGGTCTGGGCGGTCTGCGAAAAGGCACTTTCCGGGGCCGCGACAATCGTCTGGCAGCAGGACATTGCATAAAGTTCCAGCAGATCAATCTGTGCCTGGGTCAACGCGCCGAAATCAAACAGATCATGCACCAGTTTCAGATCAGGAAAGCTGGCCTTGTAGCGCTCTAATACCTTGGGGTCATCGCTGAACAAAATCGTTTCGGCGCGCTGATCCCGGCGTGCGGCGATGTGGCGTTCAAAGAACTCATCCGGAACGAATTTGTTGGGCCACTGACGGTTCATCGCCTGAATATCATTGGTCAGGTCGCCGCGGCGGATGTGATAGGCCACGGTTTCCTGCGCAGGGTCAGACAGGCGTTCGCGCAGCACGGCCATATGCTTGACCAGCGGTTGGGTGAATGGGATGCTGCGCAGTTCGCTCAGAAACTGGCGCCTGATATCAACCGGGTCTTCGGAGGCGAAATTATACACCCCAAACACGATATCAAGAATGACGTCTTCGCCATTTGCGATATGGTCCAGCAGCTTTTTCGCGCCGGCATTATCGTCAATGATGTTGCCAAAGGGTGTGGCGTCCCGGCGGCGCTGCGCGAATTGTTGCGAGGGGATGAACCGGTCCTTGATAAACTGTTTGTCAAAGATTTCGGCCGGGTCGGTCAGTTCCCATTTCTCAAGCCAGTGGATTTTGTAGTCGATCTTGTATGTGGCCGCCAGTCGCATGGTGTTGGCGATGGCGATCAATCGCGCGCCAAGGCGATCAGGACGAGAGGCGATAAGGGAGCCGGGCTTCGCCATGTTGTCTAGGCGACGGCCTCTAGGTTCAATGACATCAATGTCCCGTTTTCCTTGTCCATATTCGGCAGATAGGCCTGGCTGTAATCGTCAAAATGGGCATGTTCCGTGGTCCGCCAGTCCCATCTGCGGGTGTGCGAAAATCCCGCCTCTTTCAATGCCCGGCTGAGGTCGGGCTCGTCAAAAACCATGGAATGAAAATCATATTTGTCCCGCTGCCCGCCCATCAGCAGGCCGCGGATATCCTCGATCCCGCGAGTCAGCCCACCTTCCATATATAGCTTGGCGCATGCGGCGAAATCCGGCACCGCAAGGCGCAGGACCCCACCGGGCGCCAGAACCCGGCGCCATTCGCGCAGGGCATCCATATATGTCTTGCGGGTGAAATGCTCTAACAGGTGCGAGGCATAGATCAGTGATGCCGTCCCATCCGGCACAAAATGCAGATCCTCGACCGGCCCGATATGATCGACATGCGGATAATCCAGCGCATCAACGTGAAACCAGCCCGGAAAGTGCCGCTTGCCGCATCCCAGATGCAATTTGTCATATTTGCTGGCTGTCATCGGCATCCCTTCTTCTTGCCTGCGCGATATATCCCATAGGTGATGGCTTGCACTCACGCAGCACCATACACTTAGCCAAGGGTTGGGCGGATCAAAAGACCCGATTGTGACATCGGGCGGTGTGTTCCGGCGGCTGCATCTGCCGAACAGCTTGCAAGCCCTGGGGAAACAGGCACAAAGGCCGCTGAACTGGCACGGCGCAAATCGTCTGTGCGCCAACAGAAAACGAGGCCCGCGTGTCGTATCCAGAGATGTACATCCTTCGCCATGGCGAAACAGAATGGAATGCGGAAAACCGGATGCAGGGCGCGCTGAATTCTCCACTGACGCCCAAGGGTGAAATGGACGCCGCGCATCAGGGTGAAATTCTGGCCCAGCGGGATCTGACGGATTTTGTGTTTCTGTGCAGCCCACAAGGGCGCGCGGTGCAAACCGCAGGTATTGCGCTGGCGCGCGTGGCGCAGACGATCCAGACCGACACCCGCCTGCGCGAGATCGGGGTCGGGGACTGGGCCGGGCGCCGTCGCGATGAACTGCCCGTTGTCCCGGGCAAGGACCCGTTCATGTCGCATTACGAGATTGCGCCCAATGGCGAGGGCTTTGCCGCGCTTGAACAGCGCTGCCTCGATTTTCTTGCCGATTTGCAGGGGCCTGCGGTGATCGTGACCCACGGCATTACAAGCCGGATGCTGCGGAGTCTGGTGATCGGGCAGGGGGCCGTGGCAGTGGCAAATGTGCATGGCGGGCAGGGTTGCGTCTACCACCTTAAAGACGGTGTGCAAAACCTGCTTGAGTAGGCTTGCATCGCTTAGCACAATGTCCTAGATGACGCGCATCGGGTGATTAGCTCAGTTGGTAGAGCGCTTCCTTTACACGGAAGATGTCGGGAGTTCGAGCCTCTCATCACCCACCACCTTTCCCGATCACAGGTCAGTTAATGTCGCGCGCATTTCGTGTGCGGACCCGGTTGACGCATGTCATGCAGCGTTTTCATGCATGGCGACAGGTCGATTTTCGACGGAATATCTGACAGTGAAAAAATGACTGCAAAACCCGCAGAAAGACGCTTGACGGGCGGGGGCGCATCCCATAGATCACCCCTCACGCGCGGTTGTAGCTCAGCTGGTTAGAGTACCGGCCTGTCACGCCGGGGGTCGCGGGTTCGAGCCCCGTCAACCGCGCCACTTTCCCTCTCTATTGCAGATATTTGCTGGCTTCGGCGATTGCGGCATTCAGAACAGGGTCTTTTCCGTCAAGAAATGGCGCGGTTTCGAATGGCACGGGCACGTCAGGCGGGACACCTATTTTTTCGAACAGGTCGCCATTCATCGTCAGATAAGTCTGGTTCGACAGTCCCAGCCCCCAGCCATTTGGCAATGTGAACCCCATCACGTCGGACAGCCCGCCGCTGGTCGGCTCGCCCAGGGTTGTGACCTGTGGGATCTCGCGCATGGCCAGCGTCAAAATCTCGGCCGCACTGCCGGTCAGTTTGGAGGTCATCAGGATGACCGGTCGCGGATCAGGCGCGTCGCCTTGTGGTTCAAGAATTGCGGTGAAGGGTGCGGTTTGTGTCGTCCCAATCCGCGTGGTCTTGGTGAAGACGGGCAACGGGGCCTCGATGAAATGCCCGGCCAGACCAAATGACACCGTATCTGACCCGCCGGGGTTATAGCGGATGTCGATGATCAGCGCCTTGGCAGCGTCGAGGTCTGCCAGCACATTTGCAAAGGCGGTGGCCATGGCATCCATGCTTCTGCCGCCAATTGGCACATCCACATCCATCTCGCGCAGCATGATATAGCCGATCCCGTCCTCACGCAGCCCATAGAAGATCGGGGCGGTCTGGGACTTGGTTATCGTCGCACCTGCATTGGCGATCGCAATCTGGCGCAGCATATCCCGGTTGAGGTTACTCCCCTCGGGGATCCAGCCGGGGCGCTCGGCCGGGGACCGATAGCCGCGCGTATCCGACCCGAAATGCACATGCCCGTCGTCAAGGCCAGCCGTCATGGCCAGCAGCATGTCTTCCAGTTGGGCATCGTCCATTCGGGCGTCCGGGGCAGGGGCCAGGGCCCGCCGGGCCGCCCAATCGACCCCGTGCAAATCGAAAAAGGCATAATGTTCGTCCATGGCCGTCCATGCGGCATCAAAGACGTCACGGGCAGATGCGCTTGCCGGATCAGGTGCCGTGCAATTTTCGGGCAACGCATCAAGGCGATCAAACCGTTGCGTGTTCAGGGTGCCGTCGATGGCCAGTTCCAACTGGGCGCCATTCATCCCAACGGTCGCCCCTTCGAGCATTTCCACGAGTTTCATATGTGCCGGAAAGGCGATGACCGTATGGCAGCTATGCGCGGTTTCGCTGAACATAGTTGCCTTCAGCGGCGTCAGTTCCAGGACAACACCACCGGTTTCGGCCCGCCAGGCGCCCCGTTCCTGCCCGTTTGGCATGAAAATCAGCCATGAGACGACAAACGCCCCGATCAACAGGCAGATCACGTAGAACGAAAGCCGAAAGGTGCGTTTCATGATCTGCCTCGATGCTACTTGCTGACTGCGTGCAGGATACGCGCCCATGACCGGATACCCTTGTGAAAGGAAGACAGATCATACTTTTCATTTGGGGAATGGATCTGATCGTCATCCTTGCCAAAGCCGATCAGCATCGCATCCATATCCAGGATATTCTTGAAATGCCCGGCAATGGGAATCGATCCGCCGCAGCCCACAAAGGCGGCTGCATTTGGCCATTCATCCGATAGCGCCTTGCGCGCCTGATCGAAGGCTGGGTGCGTTGTTGTCATTTGTCCCGCAGCACTGGCCCCATGCGGGCTGAATGCGACGGTGCAGTCCTCGGGCAGCATGTCCTGCACCATCTTGCGAAAGTTCTCGCGAATTTTCAGTGGGTCCTGGGTGCCGACCAGTCGAAAGCTGATCTTGGCATGCGCCTGAGAGGGCAGGACGGTCTTGAACCCGTCCCCTGTATAGCCCGCCCAGATCCCGTTGACCTCGCAGGTGGGGCGCGACCAGATCATCTCAAGCGGGCGGCGGCCTTTTTCACCGGCAGGCTCGGACAGGCCGACCTCGCCCAGAAAGTGCTTTTCATCGAATTTCAGGTCGTCCCAGGCGGCGGCCAGTTCGTTCGACAATTCCGGTACCCCATCATAGAAATCAGGGACAGTAATGCGCCCATCATCATCATGAAGGGCTGCGATGATCCGGGCAAGGACGCGGGCGGGGTTCATCGCCAACCCGCCATACATGCCCGAATGCAAATCCTTGTCCGGGCCGGTGATTGTCAGTTCCTCACCCAAAAGCCCCCGCAATTGGGTAATGATGGCCGGCGTGCTGTCCCCGTACAGACCGGTGTCACAGATCAGCGCGATATCGGCTGTCAGTTCGTCCTTGTTGGCCTCCATGAACGGGGTAAGCGAGGGGGAACCTGATTCTTCTTCGCCTTCAAAGAAGATGGTGATGTTTGCAGGCAGGCTGCCATGTTCCGCTTTCCAGGCGCGGCAGGCCTCGACAAAGGTCATCAGCTGGCCCTTGTCATCCGATGACCCGCGGCCCCGAATAACCTCGCCCTTGGCGGTTTTTTCGATTTGTGGATCGAACGGGTCCCTGTCCCATAGCTCAAGCGGATCAACAGGTTGCACGTCATAATGCCCGTAGAACAGGACATGCGGCCCCTCACCGCCTGTGCGCGCGACAACCATCGGGTGGCCCGGTGTGGGCCGCTTGGTTGCCTCAAATCCGATTGATTGCAGGTCTGACACCAGCCAGTCGGCCGCTTTTTCACATTCAGCCTTGTAAGCGGGATCAGTCGAGATTGACGGGATGCGCAACAAATCAAGCAACCGGTCGGTGGCCTGGGGCAGATCGGCGTCGATCCGGGCAAGAACGGGGTCAAGTGTCATGGGGGCGTGCCTTTGCATTGAAGATTGCGCGCAAGGTTGTCGGGAACGCCGCCAAGGTCAAGGTCGCATGACCCTGCGCCTGTGGCAGCGCAGCGGGTCACGCCAACTTGATCTGGCGCAAGGTGAAGCTGCCTGGGTTCTCTATTATGCAGCCCATGGGCGGAGCGACACAATGTAGCGTGTTGCCCGACGAGGATCCGCCCTATATGAGCTTAGAACGATTCAAAGGCGTCCGACCCGGCCCCTTTGGTGTTGCGTCAGAAGGGGACAAGTGTTGGATTACACGCGCCAATTGGATCTCGCGCTGGACCGGCTTCATGATGAAGGCCGGTACCGGACATTTATTGATATCGAGCGGACACGCGGGCAGTACCCCCACGCCACATGGCGCAAGCCTGACGGATCCGATGCGCCGGTGACCGTTTGGTGCGGCAATGATTATCTGGGCATGGGCCAGCATCCGGTTGTTCTGGCCGCCATGCACGAGGCGATTGACGCAACAGGTGCGGGGTCTGGCGGTACCCGGAATATTTCGGGCACAACAGTATATCACAAGCGGCTGGAGGCTGAGCTAGCCGATCTGCATGACAAGCCTGCTGCATTGCTGTTCACGTCGGCCTATATCGCCAATGACGCAACGTTAAGTACATTGCCGCGGCTTTTTCCGGGCCTGATCATCTATTCGGACGCGTTGAACCACGCCTCGATGATTGAAGGTGTGCGCCGCAATGGCGGGGCCAAGCGTATTTTCCGGCACAATGACATGGATCATCTGCGCGACCTTCTTGCAGCCGACGATCCCGCGGCCCCGAAACTGATCGCATTCGAGTCGATCTACTCGATGGATGGTGATTTTGGGCCGATTGCGGAAATCTGTGATTTGGCCGAGGAGTTTGGCGCGCTTACTTATTGTGACGAAGTGCATGCGGTGGGCATGTACGGCCCGCGCGGTGGTGGCGTTGCCGAACGTGACGGTCTGATGGGTCGGATCGACATCATCAACGGAACCCTCGCAAAGGCCTATGGTGTGATGGGTGGATATATCGCCGCATCCGCGAAAATGTGCGATGCGATAAGGTCTTATGCGCCGGGCTTCATCTTTACGACAAGTCTGCCGCCCGCTGTTGCGGCTGGTGCGGCCGCCTCGGTGGCGCATCTCAAACACGATCAGTCGCTGCGTGATCAGCACCAGACGCAGGCAAAAATACTCAAGCTTCGGCTCAAGGGCCTGGGATTGCCGATCATTGATCATGGCAGCCACATCGTGCCGCTGATTGTTGGTGATCCGGTGCATACCAAAAAGCTGTCAGACATGTTGCTGACGGATTTTGGCATCTATGTGCAGCCGATCAACTTCCCCACAGTTCCGCGCGGGACAGAGCGTTTGCGCTTTACCCCATCGCCGGTTCATGGACCCCGTGAAATGGATGCTTTGGTCGGGGCGCTGGACGGGTTGTGGTCACACTGTGCCCTAAATCGCGCAGAGCTCGCCGGTTAACCGTTTTTCAATATGTGCATGTCCGCAAGCGATATGTTATTGGTTTATTGGGCATTCACACTTATTTGATTCGCAAGTGTTGAAAGTCTGGGGGCAGTAAGCGGCGGGACAGTCGATGATCGGTAAAGGCTTCAGGCGCAATGACGCAGCTGAGGACGAGCAGGCCAAAGGGTTTGACGACTTTGAGGTGCGTCTGGGTGATATGATGCGCGGTGAGCGCGCGACAATGGGCAAAAGCCTGTTGGATGTGCAGCGCGAGCTAAAAATCAAGGCATCCTACATCGCGGCAATCGAAAATTGTGATCCGTCCGCGTTTGATACGCCGGGCTTTATTGCGGGCTATGTGCGGTCTTATGCTCGTTATCTGAATATGGACCCCGAGGAGATCTTTGCCCGGTTTTGTGCAGAAAGCGGTTTTGCGACTGCACATGGCATGTCGGCCGAGGCGTCCTCGATCAAGGTAAAAAGCGGCGCGCCAATCGCAGGTCCGCTTGGGAATGATATCTTTTCGTCGCCCTCTACACCGTTTATCCCCGCAGGTGATGCCATGCTGTCGGGGATCGAACCCCGCGCGATTGGATCGGTCTTGGTCCTGATCGCGATGATCAGTGGGTTGGGATATGGTGGATGGACCGTGCTGCAGGAGGTGCAGAAGGTGCAATTTGCCCCGACCGAGCAGACACCTGTTGTGATATCCGATCTGGACCCGCTGGCCGGTGCCTCGAATGCGCTGCAGACAAGCGATCCGCTATCGGGGGTTGAGGCGCCATCCCGTGAGGCGCTGGACCGGCTTTACCGTCCACAGGCGTTGGATGTGCCGGTTCTGGTGGCCCGTGATGCGCCGATTTCCACACTGAACCCCAACGGAATTGGGGCGATCCGCCCGGCGGCCGAACCGCTGCCAGAGGTCGCAGTGGCTGCTGCCGATGCGCCGCTTGAACGTTTGTCGCCGCCGGTTCAGGTGGTCGAGGATACCGCGCCTGAATTGCAGCTTGTTGCTGTGCGTCCGGCATGGGTCCGGGTCCGCTCGGCCGATGGAACGGTGATCTTTGAAGGGGTTATGGAGCCTGGCCAGAATTTCGTGGTGCCTGCTACTGAAGAGCCCGGCACGTTGCGGGTGGGCGAGAGTGGCGCGATGTATTTTGCCGTGAATGGTGTGCATTACGGCCCTGTTGGCCCCAGCGGGGTTGTGACGTCGAATGTGGAATTGTCCACCGACAGCCTGACAACCACTTACGCAGTGGCTGATTTGACGGCTGATGATGATCTGGCCGAAATCGTCAATTACGCCGAAGTTATCACAGACGAATAATCGCAGCGCGCCTGCTTGCTGTGCGCTGCGTTGACGCTTAGGTTGAAGCCTGTAGGCAGCCTAGCGGAAAGCAGCATCATGTCCGTCAATCATATCCGTCCGTGGCGCAATATATATCGCCGCAAGTCCCGTCAGATCATGGTTGGCGATGTGCCGGTCGGTGGGGATGCGCCGATCACCGTGCAGACAATGACGAACACGCTGACGACAGACGTCAAGGCCACGATTGCGCAGGTGCAGGCCGCTGCCGAGGCGGGGGCCGATATTGTTCGGATTTCCGTGCCTGACGAGGCGTCCAGCGCGGCGTTGCGCCAGATTGTCCCCGAGGTCACTGTGCCAATCGTCGCTGATATCCATTTTCATTATAAGCGCGGCATAGAGGCAGCCGC
This region includes:
- a CDS encoding tetratricopeptide repeat protein, translated to MAKPGSLIASRPDRLGARLIAIANTMRLAATYKIDYKIHWLEKWELTDPAEIFDKQFIKDRFIPSQQFAQRRRDATPFGNIIDDNAGAKKLLDHIANGEDVILDIVFGVYNFASEDPVDIRRQFLSELRSIPFTQPLVKHMAVLRERLSDPAQETVAYHIRRGDLTNDIQAMNRQWPNKFVPDEFFERHIAARRDQRAETILFSDDPKVLERYKASFPDLKLVHDLFDFGALTQAQIDLLELYAMSCCQTIVAAPESAFSQTAQTIGDAKFISVEDDLKPDERVEAFEALCKNLEHRPDTFANEGEIGQCLVHADRYLSETNQKKDIARIMSSYVENGMCLSFVFATLFKRLFETGQYEEIIRLRTYVDQGFVYNLRSFAQVALYHGCALLMLGRRQEALIQISAAFWHEPVEGEINVLCSALMCQGDLTEQNFWFSDPAMTRYMHNAWAHRYLGEYYQVMLDQGILSPPRHLPTTRALVWEWSEFTRAHLNDHYRYKGHFKSLIKGLKNRRWHDHEQDNATSFIALTECRQGHAETASELASTALANQPENPIFHKRMADVYLLQKNPKAAISHLEKSVALNPDARMYAALLGHAKQLNGAFADALAAYQTALAGDRLASPKIYFAAAECCKELNDPEAELSFLERGLQLSPTQWREQIRKAALLRKLDRPMDALDVYRNTHRWADRRPPVTLGLADLLDQLDQPAEAIGILEQAAARYPDKPQFQKRLKKARRAAK
- a CDS encoding methyltransferase domain-containing protein; protein product: MTASKYDKLHLGCGKRHFPGWFHVDALDYPHVDHIGPVEDLHFVPDGTASLIYASHLLEHFTRKTYMDALREWRRVLAPGGVLRLAVPDFAACAKLYMEGGLTRGIEDIRGLLMGGQRDKYDFHSMVFDEPDLSRALKEAGFSHTRRWDWRTTEHAHFDDYSQAYLPNMDKENGTLMSLNLEAVA
- a CDS encoding histidine phosphatase family protein, producing MSYPEMYILRHGETEWNAENRMQGALNSPLTPKGEMDAAHQGEILAQRDLTDFVFLCSPQGRAVQTAGIALARVAQTIQTDTRLREIGVGDWAGRRRDELPVVPGKDPFMSHYEIAPNGEGFAALEQRCLDFLADLQGPAVIVTHGITSRMLRSLVIGQGAVAVANVHGGQGCVYHLKDGVQNLLE
- a CDS encoding S41 family peptidase, which codes for MKRTFRLSFYVICLLIGAFVVSWLIFMPNGQERGAWRAETGGVVLELTPLKATMFSETAHSCHTVIAFPAHMKLVEMLEGATVGMNGAQLELAIDGTLNTQRFDRLDALPENCTAPDPASASARDVFDAAWTAMDEHYAFFDLHGVDWAARRALAPAPDARMDDAQLEDMLLAMTAGLDDGHVHFGSDTRGYRSPAERPGWIPEGSNLNRDMLRQIAIANAGATITKSQTAPIFYGLREDGIGYIMLREMDVDVPIGGRSMDAMATAFANVLADLDAAKALIIDIRYNPGGSDTVSFGLAGHFIEAPLPVFTKTTRIGTTQTAPFTAILEPQGDAPDPRPVILMTSKLTGSAAEILTLAMREIPQVTTLGEPTSGGLSDVMGFTLPNGWGLGLSNQTYLTMNGDLFEKIGVPPDVPVPFETAPFLDGKDPVLNAAIAEASKYLQ
- a CDS encoding M20/M25/M40 family metallo-hydrolase, with the translated sequence MTLDPVLARIDADLPQATDRLLDLLRIPSISTDPAYKAECEKAADWLVSDLQSIGFEATKRPTPGHPMVVARTGGEGPHVLFYGHYDVQPVDPLELWDRDPFDPQIEKTAKGEVIRGRGSSDDKGQLMTFVEACRAWKAEHGSLPANITIFFEGEEESGSPSLTPFMEANKDELTADIALICDTGLYGDSTPAIITQLRGLLGEELTITGPDKDLHSGMYGGLAMNPARVLARIIAALHDDDGRITVPDFYDGVPELSNELAAAWDDLKFDEKHFLGEVGLSEPAGEKGRRPLEMIWSRPTCEVNGIWAGYTGDGFKTVLPSQAHAKISFRLVGTQDPLKIRENFRKMVQDMLPEDCTVAFSPHGASAAGQMTTTHPAFDQARKALSDEWPNAAAFVGCGGSIPIAGHFKNILDMDAMLIGFGKDDDQIHSPNEKYDLSSFHKGIRSWARILHAVSK
- the hemA gene encoding 5-aminolevulinate synthase gives rise to the protein MDYTRQLDLALDRLHDEGRYRTFIDIERTRGQYPHATWRKPDGSDAPVTVWCGNDYLGMGQHPVVLAAMHEAIDATGAGSGGTRNISGTTVYHKRLEAELADLHDKPAALLFTSAYIANDATLSTLPRLFPGLIIYSDALNHASMIEGVRRNGGAKRIFRHNDMDHLRDLLAADDPAAPKLIAFESIYSMDGDFGPIAEICDLAEEFGALTYCDEVHAVGMYGPRGGGVAERDGLMGRIDIINGTLAKAYGVMGGYIAASAKMCDAIRSYAPGFIFTTSLPPAVAAGAAASVAHLKHDQSLRDQHQTQAKILKLRLKGLGLPIIDHGSHIVPLIVGDPVHTKKLSDMLLTDFGIYVQPINFPTVPRGTERLRFTPSPVHGPREMDALVGALDGLWSHCALNRAELAG
- a CDS encoding RodZ domain-containing protein; this translates as MIGKGFRRNDAAEDEQAKGFDDFEVRLGDMMRGERATMGKSLLDVQRELKIKASYIAAIENCDPSAFDTPGFIAGYVRSYARYLNMDPEEIFARFCAESGFATAHGMSAEASSIKVKSGAPIAGPLGNDIFSSPSTPFIPAGDAMLSGIEPRAIGSVLVLIAMISGLGYGGWTVLQEVQKVQFAPTEQTPVVISDLDPLAGASNALQTSDPLSGVEAPSREALDRLYRPQALDVPVLVARDAPISTLNPNGIGAIRPAAEPLPEVAVAAADAPLERLSPPVQVVEDTAPELQLVAVRPAWVRVRSADGTVIFEGVMEPGQNFVVPATEEPGTLRVGESGAMYFAVNGVHYGPVGPSGVVTSNVELSTDSLTTTYAVADLTADDDLAEIVNYAEVITDE